A region from the Catenulispora sp. MAP5-51 genome encodes:
- a CDS encoding Type 1 glutamine amidotransferase-like domain-containing protein, whose product MAGHIVATGAGRALMERRNDPYHEFVLGLTGKERPRVLFLPTATGDDPAYIVSFYETYTADRCEPFHLRLFTRTVGDLRAFVLSMDLITVGGGNTANMLDVWRRQGLDVILREAWENGAVLTGGSAGALCWFHGGTTDSFGLPYQVLADGLGFLDGSVCPHYDGEGSRRPVYRDALLSGVLPAGYGVDDLVGLHFHGPDFVEAVSSSAAGGALRISVVDGMIAETRIPVRQLPPAFSVSDPVLDSALSGGRVPSS is encoded by the coding sequence ATGGCAGGCCACATTGTCGCGACCGGTGCCGGACGGGCTCTCATGGAGCGCCGGAACGACCCCTACCACGAGTTCGTCCTGGGCCTCACCGGCAAGGAGCGCCCCCGGGTCCTGTTCCTGCCGACCGCCACCGGCGACGACCCGGCGTACATCGTCTCCTTCTACGAGACGTACACCGCCGACCGCTGCGAGCCGTTCCACCTGCGCCTGTTCACCCGCACGGTCGGCGACCTGCGCGCGTTCGTGCTGTCGATGGACCTGATCACCGTCGGCGGCGGCAACACCGCGAACATGCTCGACGTCTGGCGCCGCCAGGGCCTGGACGTGATCCTGCGCGAGGCGTGGGAGAACGGCGCCGTGCTCACCGGCGGCAGCGCGGGCGCGCTGTGCTGGTTCCACGGCGGGACCACCGACTCCTTCGGCCTGCCCTACCAGGTGCTCGCGGACGGCTTGGGCTTTTTGGACGGCAGCGTCTGCCCGCACTACGACGGCGAGGGGTCCCGCCGTCCGGTGTACCGCGACGCGCTGCTGTCCGGCGTGCTCCCGGCCGGGTACGGCGTCGACGACCTCGTGGGGCTGCACTTCCACGGCCCGGACTTCGTCGAGGCGGTCAGCTCCTCGGCGGCCGGCGGCGCGCTGCGTATCTCGGTCGTGGACGGGATGATCGCCGAGACCCGGATCCCGGTCCGGCAGCTGCCCCCGGCGTTCTCGGTCTCGGACCCGGTTCTGGACTCGGCCTTGTCCGGGGGCCGCGTTCCGAGCAGCTGA
- a CDS encoding UBP-type zinc finger domain-containing protein — MSIPGVDPSVPPSGTGCVECDESGGWWVHLRRCTQCGHIGCCDNSPEQHGRKHAASSGHSMITSFEPGEDWFYDFSNDNFYESGPALAPPDSHPADQPVPGPKGRVPVDWQSKLNP, encoded by the coding sequence ATGTCCATCCCAGGAGTCGATCCCAGCGTTCCGCCGAGCGGCACCGGTTGCGTCGAGTGCGACGAGAGCGGCGGCTGGTGGGTGCACCTTCGCCGCTGTACGCAGTGCGGCCACATCGGCTGCTGCGACAACTCGCCGGAGCAGCACGGCCGCAAGCACGCCGCCTCGAGCGGGCACAGCATGATCACCAGTTTCGAGCCCGGCGAGGACTGGTTCTACGACTTCAGCAACGACAACTTCTACGAGTCCGGCCCCGCGCTGGCTCCGCCGGACAGCCACCCGGCCGACCAGCCGGTGCCCGGGCCGAAGGGCCGCGTGCCGGTCGACTGGCAGAGCAAGCTGAACCCGTAA
- a CDS encoding HD domain-containing protein → MDGIERGQLSVMPIHAVTEVYGEAGLRMLFEIESEAFPDQERATMLRAERVASRLHAGDKRVREPYVNHLLRVALRITRHYQVRDAEVIVAALLHDAVEDHPRDLADLAGDAERAAGERNAALTMLARAFTPRVANLIASVTNPDYDPGRDRGEQYREHVVESLEVDPWARVIKLSDFTDNGVGIIHTTGPKVRKASAKYAPLVPQLRDFALRDDTPLSAEVKAHIVGQLDLAAERFRAILG, encoded by the coding sequence ATGGACGGCATCGAGCGGGGTCAGTTGTCAGTCATGCCCATCCACGCCGTGACGGAGGTCTACGGCGAAGCGGGGCTGCGCATGCTCTTCGAGATCGAGAGCGAGGCGTTCCCCGACCAGGAGCGCGCCACGATGCTGCGCGCCGAGCGGGTCGCCTCGCGGCTGCACGCCGGCGACAAGCGCGTCCGCGAGCCGTATGTCAACCATCTGCTACGGGTCGCCCTCCGGATCACCCGCCACTACCAGGTGCGCGACGCCGAGGTGATCGTCGCCGCGCTGCTGCACGACGCCGTCGAGGACCACCCGCGCGATCTGGCCGACCTGGCCGGCGACGCCGAACGCGCCGCGGGCGAGCGGAACGCGGCGCTGACGATGCTCGCCCGGGCCTTCACGCCGCGGGTGGCGAACCTGATCGCCTCGGTCACCAACCCCGACTACGACCCCGGGCGCGACCGCGGGGAGCAGTACCGGGAGCACGTCGTGGAGAGCCTGGAAGTGGATCCGTGGGCGCGGGTCATCAAGCTGTCGGACTTCACCGACAACGGCGTCGGCATCATCCACACCACCGGGCCGAAGGTCCGTAAGGCTTCTGCGAAGTACGCACCGCTTGTCCCGCAGTTGCGTGATTTCGCCCTGCGCGACGACACGCCGCTGAGCGCCGAAGTGAAGGCGCACATAGTCGGGCAGCTCGATCTCGCGGCCGAACGATTCCGAGCCATCCTCGGGTAG
- a CDS encoding RNA polymerase sigma factor, with product MLDGQDIADALAGAVRGDEASFAVLWRALNPPLLRYLRVLIPGACEDVASETWLQASRDLGGFTGDAKQFQVWLFRIARNRAIDEGRRNQRVLDLPVPTLPEQRSSDDTAEEALAAMATRRALAAIAALPRDQAEAVLLRAVAGLSADQAGSVVGKRAGAVRVAAMRGLRTLKKRLDKAAEPEKAQAKGMARTGSRAGVTR from the coding sequence ATGCTGGATGGGCAAGACATAGCGGACGCCCTCGCAGGCGCCGTTCGCGGTGACGAGGCTTCCTTCGCCGTGCTCTGGCGCGCCCTGAACCCGCCGCTGCTGCGCTATCTCCGAGTCCTGATCCCCGGGGCCTGCGAGGACGTCGCCTCCGAGACCTGGCTGCAGGCCTCGCGCGACCTGGGCGGCTTCACCGGGGACGCCAAACAGTTCCAGGTGTGGCTGTTCCGCATCGCCCGCAACCGCGCGATCGACGAGGGCCGCCGCAATCAGCGCGTGTTGGACCTGCCGGTCCCCACGCTGCCCGAACAGCGTTCGAGCGACGACACCGCCGAGGAGGCGCTGGCGGCGATGGCCACCCGCCGCGCGCTGGCGGCCATCGCCGCGCTGCCCCGCGACCAGGCCGAGGCGGTCCTGCTGCGGGCCGTGGCCGGACTGTCCGCCGACCAGGCCGGCTCGGTGGTCGGCAAGCGCGCCGGCGCCGTGCGGGTCGCGGCGATGCGGGGCCTGCGCACGTTGAAGAAGCGGCTCGACAAGGCCGCGGAACCGGAGAAGGCACAGGCCAAAGGGATGGCGCGGACGGGTTCGAGGGCGGGTGTAACACGATGA
- a CDS encoding response regulator: MAVRVLLVDDQPLARAALRMVIDSAPDLELAGEAGTGDEAVRLARETAPDVVMMDIRMPGMDGIEATRRITAAALGARVLILTTFDEDEHVYAALRAGASGFLVKDMALPDILAAVRVVAAGEALIAPSVTRRLIEDFARRPEPAQAAVTPGTQSTSDTPGTPGTPILARLSEREREVLTLVAEGLSNAEIGERLYISSTTVKTHVTRMLAKLDARDRVHLVILAYRAGLARL; the protein is encoded by the coding sequence ATGGCGGTACGGGTGCTGCTCGTGGACGACCAGCCGCTGGCGCGCGCGGCGCTGCGGATGGTCATCGACTCCGCGCCGGACCTGGAACTCGCCGGCGAGGCGGGCACCGGCGACGAAGCGGTGCGGCTGGCCCGGGAGACCGCGCCGGACGTCGTGATGATGGACATCCGCATGCCCGGCATGGACGGCATCGAGGCCACCCGCCGCATCACCGCCGCAGCCCTCGGCGCCCGGGTCCTGATCCTGACGACCTTCGACGAGGACGAGCACGTGTACGCCGCACTGCGCGCCGGCGCATCGGGCTTCCTGGTGAAGGACATGGCGCTGCCGGACATCCTGGCGGCCGTCCGCGTGGTCGCGGCCGGCGAGGCACTGATCGCCCCGAGCGTGACCCGCAGGCTGATCGAGGACTTCGCCCGGCGGCCCGAGCCGGCGCAGGCCGCCGTCACGCCGGGCACGCAAAGCACATCGGACACGCCCGGCACGCCCGGCACGCCGATCCTGGCCCGGCTCAGCGAACGCGAACGCGAGGTCCTGACGCTGGTCGCCGAAGGCCTGTCGAACGCGGAGATCGGCGAGCGGCTCTACATCAGCTCCACGACGGTGAAGACGCACGTGACCCGGATGCTCGCGAAGCTCGATGCCCGCGACCGGGTGCATCTGGTGATCCTGGCTTATCGGGCGGGGCTGGCCAGGCTTTGA
- a CDS encoding sensor histidine kinase, producing MTTVPAAPRLKRVQPGVWVVLAWSASTVYAILSVVGPRVEVWSTWPVDLWDLLVLSGIATVAGGMLLQRRPIAAHTLIVAGAIGGALCLNSTAVAFTQFTDVAVALVFIAGSQPRRASLTVLGLTLAVLTAYGVARKLGSWPVVFSTQTAVALAAVVMWFVGDATRQAREHARDVGAHAMAQAAMTERLRIARELHDMIAHTVGVIALQAGAASMLIDAEPGKAREAVRAIESTSRETLSGLRRMLVSLRNQDTDSQGSAPMPALDDIERLAEATTAAGVRVGVEWRGERRALPPDIGLAGFRIVQESVTNVVRHAVAGECRVAVTFSAASVAIEVTDDGVGGKTAAPPTGGYGLVGIQERVTLLGGEFEAGPRPGGGFRVAATLPLPAGV from the coding sequence ATGACCACCGTGCCCGCCGCCCCGCGCCTGAAGCGGGTGCAGCCTGGAGTGTGGGTGGTGCTGGCCTGGAGCGCGTCCACGGTGTACGCGATCTTGTCGGTGGTGGGCCCGCGTGTCGAGGTCTGGTCCACATGGCCCGTGGACCTCTGGGATCTGTTGGTCCTGAGCGGGATCGCGACCGTCGCCGGCGGGATGTTGCTGCAGCGGCGTCCGATCGCCGCGCACACGCTGATCGTCGCCGGAGCGATCGGCGGCGCGCTGTGTCTGAACTCGACAGCCGTCGCCTTCACCCAGTTCACAGATGTCGCCGTGGCGCTGGTCTTCATCGCCGGCTCGCAGCCGCGGCGGGCCTCGCTGACGGTGCTGGGCCTGACCCTGGCCGTGCTGACCGCGTACGGCGTGGCCCGCAAGCTCGGCAGTTGGCCGGTGGTGTTCTCGACGCAGACCGCGGTCGCGCTGGCGGCGGTCGTGATGTGGTTCGTCGGCGACGCCACGCGCCAGGCGCGGGAGCACGCGCGGGACGTCGGCGCGCACGCGATGGCGCAGGCGGCGATGACCGAGCGGCTGCGGATCGCGCGCGAACTGCACGACATGATCGCGCACACCGTCGGCGTGATCGCGTTGCAGGCCGGGGCGGCGTCGATGCTGATCGACGCGGAGCCCGGCAAGGCGCGCGAGGCGGTGCGCGCGATCGAGTCGACGAGCCGGGAGACGCTGTCCGGGCTGCGGCGGATGCTGGTGTCGCTGCGGAATCAGGACACGGACTCGCAGGGCTCGGCACCGATGCCGGCCCTGGACGACATCGAACGCCTCGCGGAGGCGACGACCGCCGCGGGGGTGCGGGTCGGCGTCGAGTGGCGCGGGGAACGCAGGGCCCTGCCACCGGACATCGGGTTGGCCGGGTTCCGGATCGTGCAGGAGTCGGTGACGAACGTGGTCCGGCACGCCGTTGCCGGCGAATGCCGGGTCGCCGTGACGTTCTCGGCGGCGTCCGTGGCGATCGAGGTGACGGACGACGGAGTCGGCGGGAAGACAGCCGCGCCGCCGACCGGCGGCTACGGCCTGGTGGGCATCCAGGAACGGGTCACGTTGCTCGGCGGGGAGTTCGAGGCCGGACCTCGGCCCGGCGGCGGATTCCGGGTCGCGGCGACGCTGCCCCTGCCGGCCGGCGTCTGA
- a CDS encoding ATP-binding cassette domain-containing protein: MIEMTELTKRYGGRTAVDALTCTVRPGHVTGFLGPNGAGKSTTLRMILGLNKPTSGTVTVSGKEFRSLPRGLRHAGGLLDAGDVHPGHSGWNHLLALARTNAIPKQRVQEVLEQVGLASAAKRRIGGYSLGMRQRLGIASALLGDPPVLLFDEPLNGLDPEGVLWVRTLFRDLAAEGRTVLVSSHLMTEMEHTADRLIVIGKGRLIADEPVADFAARSSATSVVVRTPMPAEVRELLAAAGGSVAVEDAETLRVTGLAAARISELAFQAHLLLHEVTTHTASLEAAFMELTADSVEYLAGAKR; encoded by the coding sequence ATGATCGAGATGACGGAGTTGACGAAGCGCTACGGCGGCCGGACCGCCGTCGACGCCCTCACCTGCACCGTGCGCCCCGGCCACGTGACCGGGTTCCTCGGCCCCAACGGCGCCGGCAAGTCCACCACGCTGCGCATGATCCTCGGGCTGAACAAGCCCACCTCGGGCACGGTCACCGTGAGCGGCAAGGAGTTCCGCAGCCTGCCGCGCGGCCTGCGGCACGCCGGCGGCCTGCTCGACGCCGGCGACGTCCACCCCGGCCACAGCGGCTGGAACCACCTGCTGGCGCTGGCCAGGACCAACGCCATCCCGAAGCAGCGGGTCCAGGAGGTGCTGGAGCAGGTCGGCCTCGCCTCGGCCGCGAAGCGCCGGATCGGCGGCTACTCGCTCGGGATGCGGCAGCGGCTGGGCATCGCCTCCGCGCTGCTCGGCGACCCGCCGGTGCTGCTGTTCGACGAGCCGCTCAACGGGCTCGATCCCGAGGGCGTGCTGTGGGTTCGCACGCTGTTCCGGGATCTGGCGGCCGAGGGACGCACGGTGTTGGTCAGCAGCCACCTGATGACGGAGATGGAGCACACGGCCGACCGGTTGATCGTGATCGGGAAGGGGCGGCTCATCGCGGACGAGCCGGTGGCGGACTTCGCGGCCCGCAGTTCCGCGACGTCCGTCGTCGTCCGCACACCGATGCCGGCCGAGGTCCGCGAACTGCTTGCCGCTGCCGGGGGGAGCGTTGCTGTCGAGGACGCCGAGACGCTGCGCGTCACCGGCCTGGCCGCGGCGCGGATCAGCGAACTGGCTTTCCAGGCGCACCTGCTGCTGCACGAGGTGACCACTCACACGGCTTCGCTCGAAGCAGCCTTCATGGAACTGACCGCCGACAGCGTCGAATACCTGGCAGGAGCCAAGCGATGA
- a CDS encoding ABC transporter permease, protein MSDFTNLMAAEWIKMRSLRSMRWGMALSAAGILWMNVNAALADASNYKKGDRSSPVDGQHEIFTNNSHLVVLMVFGALGAILMVGEYSTGLIRGTFAAVPDRNAVVAAKIVVATLAATVAGLVVVAASYACTQAIIAGDYGALSPTTHGLPMFLAASVLLFPLSALVGLGIGTLIRNSASTIVAVVTILMLVPNFLVSRIHAWINDLHNATPFAAWQRLDGGHGHPAAPGVFADPTVGGAWTVYAVWAVVPVLIAFALVRKRDV, encoded by the coding sequence ATGAGCGACTTCACGAACCTGATGGCCGCCGAGTGGATCAAGATGCGCTCGCTGCGCTCCATGCGCTGGGGGATGGCGCTGTCGGCGGCGGGCATCCTGTGGATGAACGTCAACGCGGCCCTCGCCGACGCGAGCAACTACAAGAAGGGCGACCGCAGCAGCCCCGTCGACGGCCAGCACGAGATCTTCACCAACAACAGCCACCTGGTCGTGTTGATGGTCTTCGGCGCGCTCGGCGCGATCCTGATGGTAGGCGAGTACAGCACCGGTCTGATCCGCGGCACCTTCGCCGCCGTCCCGGACCGCAACGCGGTCGTCGCCGCGAAGATCGTGGTCGCGACCCTGGCGGCGACGGTGGCCGGGCTGGTGGTCGTCGCCGCGTCCTACGCCTGCACCCAGGCGATCATCGCCGGCGACTACGGCGCGCTGAGCCCCACGACCCACGGCCTCCCGATGTTCCTTGCGGCCTCGGTCCTGCTGTTCCCCTTGTCGGCGCTGGTCGGCCTGGGTATCGGAACCCTGATCCGCAACAGCGCGAGCACGATCGTCGCGGTGGTGACCATCCTGATGCTGGTCCCGAACTTCCTCGTCTCCCGCATCCACGCCTGGATCAACGACCTTCACAACGCCACGCCCTTCGCCGCCTGGCAGCGCCTCGACGGCGGGCACGGACATCCGGCCGCCCCCGGAGTGTTCGCCGATCCGACGGTCGGCGGGGCGTGGACGGTCTACGCGGTCTGGGCAGTGGTGCCGGTGCTGATCGCCTTCGCGTTGGTGCGGAAGCGGGATGTGTGA
- a CDS encoding MFS transporter encodes MPATVEADAGTEGIRKDTVFGRIGGALRERDFRWWFAGQITSASGVMAQAVALSWWMLQQTGDAVWLSVLTVCTWGPTLIAGAWAGAVVDRSDRRRLLIVTQTVLMGVAAVLTVLSATGTLAVWNVLLASAVSGATMAVDSPARQVYVVDLVGAEGVASAVGLWEVALNASRVVGPGLGGALLAGPGATACFGVNAGSYLAPLLVLIRMRSRSGTIPLRQRGRTRGAAREGIRYAFHSPIMRALLPMSAASGLIFGMGVALPPLVQRALHQGGGGYGAMMAAFGVGGLPGALLAASHPEPTGRRVRLLALATAAAVLGIALSPTMPVALVAMVALGLTSIWFIASANTLAQLRCAPEMRGRVMSLWGVAMTGVSPISGFGGAAVVQYVGPREGFSISGIALGIAALAGWRALRD; translated from the coding sequence TTGCCCGCGACAGTCGAGGCGGATGCCGGCACCGAAGGCATCCGCAAGGACACCGTGTTCGGCCGTATCGGCGGCGCCCTGCGAGAACGCGACTTCCGCTGGTGGTTCGCCGGCCAGATCACCTCGGCCTCCGGGGTGATGGCTCAGGCCGTGGCGCTGTCGTGGTGGATGCTCCAGCAGACCGGCGACGCGGTGTGGCTCAGTGTCCTGACGGTTTGCACCTGGGGCCCGACGCTGATCGCTGGCGCGTGGGCCGGGGCGGTGGTGGACCGCTCCGATCGCCGGAGGCTGCTCATCGTGACGCAAACAGTGCTGATGGGCGTCGCCGCGGTGCTGACTGTCCTGTCCGCCACCGGCACCCTCGCGGTCTGGAACGTCCTACTCGCCTCGGCGGTGTCCGGCGCGACGATGGCGGTCGACTCCCCGGCCCGGCAGGTGTACGTGGTGGACCTGGTCGGGGCCGAGGGCGTCGCCAGCGCGGTCGGTCTGTGGGAGGTGGCGCTGAACGCCTCGCGGGTGGTGGGCCCGGGCTTGGGCGGAGCACTGCTGGCCGGCCCGGGCGCCACGGCCTGTTTCGGAGTGAATGCGGGGTCTTATCTGGCCCCGCTGCTCGTCCTGATCCGGATGCGATCGCGCAGCGGCACGATCCCGTTGAGACAACGCGGGCGGACCCGAGGCGCAGCCCGTGAGGGCATCCGCTACGCGTTCCACTCACCGATCATGCGCGCACTGCTGCCGATGTCTGCCGCCTCCGGCCTCATATTCGGCATGGGCGTCGCCCTTCCCCCGCTGGTCCAGCGCGCCCTGCACCAGGGCGGCGGCGGATACGGGGCGATGATGGCGGCCTTCGGCGTCGGCGGCCTGCCCGGCGCGCTGCTGGCCGCCTCGCATCCCGAACCCACCGGCCGCCGCGTCCGCCTGCTGGCGTTGGCGACCGCGGCGGCGGTGCTCGGCATCGCACTGTCCCCGACCATGCCGGTGGCCCTGGTGGCGATGGTGGCGCTCGGGCTGACGTCGATCTGGTTCATCGCCTCGGCGAACACGTTGGCCCAGCTGCGCTGCGCGCCGGAGATGCGCGGCCGCGTGATGAGCCTGTGGGGCGTGGCGATGACCGGTGTCTCGCCGATCAGCGGGTTCGGGGGCGCCGCGGTGGTGCAGTACGTCGGGCCGCGGGAGGGGTTCTCGATATCGGGGATCGCGCTGGGGATCGCCGCCCTGGCTGGGTGGCGGGCGTTGCGGGACTAG